A genomic window from Sulfurospirillum diekertiae includes:
- a CDS encoding sensor histidine kinase, with product MLVLKNWDINLRSREKKTLRSFLFLYAFLALLILGFVAFLYYGLERDLMLQNQREALSNLTNEHIARLKSLHVNLGKEQTYPRDERFNSAIYDSSLKQIFSTLSTNKVNLYEDIYLKRNHIYFVKELESYYLGARYIVIEIDAPLSWEKKVFRKLLTYGAIIFGILIVIGYFLLALLLRPMRDTITLLDRFIKDTTHELNTPVNTILSNIEMIELTALDESLAKKIKRITIASKTISNLYDDLTYLVLSHHIISHDEEVDLKVIIEERLEYFSLLIESKKLTLTSTLEENVFLMIDRKKIAKLIDNILSNAIKYNKIGGTIHVLLTPEYIEISDSGRGIETKKINQAFERYVRFDHTVGGFGIGLSIVAAIAKEYTLHVSIDSKLHEGTTVRIAW from the coding sequence TTGTTAGTATTAAAAAACTGGGATATAAATTTACGCTCGCGTGAGAAAAAAACGCTTCGATCGTTTCTATTTCTCTACGCCTTTTTAGCACTCCTAATTTTAGGATTTGTAGCTTTTTTATACTATGGTTTAGAGCGTGATTTAATGCTTCAGAATCAAAGAGAAGCTCTCTCTAATCTTACAAATGAGCACATTGCACGTCTCAAATCTTTACATGTAAACCTTGGAAAAGAGCAAACGTATCCAAGAGATGAACGATTTAATTCTGCTATTTACGACAGTAGTCTTAAACAAATTTTTTCAACATTGAGTACCAATAAAGTCAATCTTTACGAAGATATTTACCTCAAAAGAAATCATATCTACTTTGTTAAAGAGCTAGAATCTTATTATTTGGGTGCTCGGTATATTGTGATTGAAATCGATGCACCACTTTCATGGGAGAAAAAAGTTTTCCGTAAGCTTTTGACGTATGGTGCCATTATTTTTGGTATTTTGATTGTTATTGGTTATTTTTTGCTGGCTCTTCTTCTTCGTCCGATGAGAGACACCATTACGCTCTTAGATCGCTTCATTAAAGACACAACCCATGAACTGAACACGCCTGTCAATACAATTCTCTCTAATATTGAGATGATTGAGCTTACGGCATTAGATGAAAGTTTGGCAAAAAAGATAAAGCGCATTACGATCGCATCTAAAACCATCTCAAATCTTTACGATGATCTTACCTATTTAGTGCTTTCACATCACATCATTTCTCATGATGAAGAGGTCGATCTTAAAGTTATCATTGAAGAGCGATTGGAGTATTTTTCACTTCTCATTGAATCAAAAAAACTTACTTTAACGTCTACACTTGAAGAAAATGTTTTTTTGATGATAGATCGTAAGAAAATTGCTAAACTGATTGATAATATTCTCTCTAATGCTATCAAGTACAATAAAATTGGGGGAACGATTCATGTGCTTTTAACACCTGAATACATTGAAATCAGTGATAGTGGAAGAGGCATCGAAACCAAAAAAATCAATCAAGCCTTTGAACGCTACGTGAGGTTTGATCATACGGTCGGAGGGTTTGGTATAGGACTTAGTATCGTAGCAGCTATTGCCAAAGAGTATACTTTACATGTAAGCATCGACTCTAAACTACACGAGGGAACGACAGTGAGGATTGCATGGTAA
- a CDS encoding DUF1104 domain-containing protein codes for MKKVLFGCLILMSFLFAKTDFSEMSTEELIALIGYVDQKTEEHFYQELDKRVTTMSEEEKALYDEDKKRRDNAQN; via the coding sequence ATGAAAAAAGTGCTCTTTGGCTGTTTAATTCTTATGAGTTTCTTATTTGCCAAGACCGATTTTAGTGAAATGAGTACAGAAGAGCTGATAGCGCTTATTGGTTATGTCGACCAAAAGACAGAAGAGCATTTTTACCAAGAACTTGACAAACGTGTAACAACCATGAGTGAAGAAGAAAAAGCGCTCTATGATGAAGATAAAAAGAGAAGAGACAATGCCCAAAACTAG
- a CDS encoding D-2-hydroxyacid dehydrogenase, whose amino-acid sequence MKIVFLDASTMGNDIDLSLFEQFGVFETFAMTEMFERVEHIGDAEIILTNKVIIDSVVMDACPGLKLICITATGTNNVDLDYAKQKGIVVKNVAGYSTASVAQTTIMLVLNLLSQCEYYDQYVKSGEWTKISIFTHIDRPFWEIKGKRWGIIGLGTIGKEVAKIATSFGAQVVYFSASGRHYETSYTQISLEEMMQTCDVISIHAPLNDKTKNLIAKEQFHQMKKGAILVNVGRGGIVNEDDLREVIDTKEIYVGLDVLAIEPMIEDHPLLHVKHPERLIITPHIAWGSIEARRELMRLVGENIKEYLRH is encoded by the coding sequence ATGAAAATCGTTTTTTTAGATGCTAGTACCATGGGAAATGATATTGATTTGAGCCTTTTTGAGCAGTTTGGGGTATTTGAAACATTTGCGATGACCGAGATGTTTGAGCGCGTTGAACATATTGGAGATGCTGAAATTATACTCACCAATAAAGTGATCATCGATTCCGTGGTGATGGACGCCTGCCCTGGGTTAAAGCTCATTTGCATTACCGCTACGGGGACGAACAACGTTGATTTAGATTATGCCAAGCAAAAAGGCATTGTCGTTAAAAATGTTGCGGGGTATTCCACGGCATCCGTAGCACAAACAACCATCATGTTAGTGCTCAATCTTTTGAGCCAGTGCGAGTATTATGATCAGTATGTCAAGTCAGGTGAGTGGACCAAAATCTCTATTTTTACCCATATTGATCGTCCTTTTTGGGAAATCAAAGGAAAACGTTGGGGTATTATTGGTTTAGGGACGATTGGAAAAGAGGTTGCTAAAATTGCAACTTCTTTTGGCGCGCAGGTGGTTTATTTCTCCGCTAGCGGAAGACATTACGAGACGTCTTATACGCAAATCAGTCTAGAAGAGATGATGCAAACATGTGATGTGATTTCCATCCATGCACCACTAAATGACAAAACAAAAAACTTGATTGCGAAAGAGCAATTCCATCAAATGAAAAAAGGTGCTATTCTTGTCAATGTTGGACGGGGAGGTATCGTTAATGAAGATGATTTACGTGAAGTTATTGATACCAAAGAGATTTATGTAGGGCTTGATGTATTGGCTATTGAGCCCATGATAGAGGATCATCCCCTTTTACATGTAAAGCATCCTGAACGCTTAATTATTACGCCCCATATTGCGTGGGGGAGCATTGAAGCTAGGCGAGAATTGATGCGTTTAGTAGGCGAAAATATCAAAGAATATCTAAGACACTAA
- a CDS encoding response regulator transcription factor, with product MPKTRLLLLEDDTNLSETVCEFLESKGYHVTPVYDGEAAEELIYEHQYDLFLLDVNVPSLNGFQLLKRVRRENNTTPAIFLTSLNAIEDLEHGYESGCDDYLRKPFVLKELLFRIETILKREFFHTQSPKICIDEGIEYDPLNNQLLVNHKVVQLQNKEAKLLKLFLQKKNEIISHEMIMAHLWEYDEQGSDDTLRTYIKNLRKIMGKDRIVSIKKLGYKFTLA from the coding sequence ATGCCCAAAACTAGACTTCTTCTTTTGGAAGACGATACCAATCTGAGCGAAACAGTCTGTGAGTTTTTGGAGTCTAAAGGCTATCATGTTACGCCTGTCTACGATGGTGAAGCCGCAGAAGAACTGATATATGAACATCAGTATGACCTCTTTTTACTGGATGTCAATGTTCCCTCTTTAAATGGATTTCAACTCCTTAAACGCGTACGCCGTGAAAATAATACAACCCCTGCCATTTTTTTGACATCCCTAAATGCTATTGAAGACTTAGAACATGGTTATGAAAGTGGTTGCGATGATTACTTACGCAAACCCTTCGTGCTTAAAGAGCTTCTCTTTCGTATCGAAACTATTTTAAAACGTGAGTTCTTTCATACTCAAAGTCCTAAAATTTGCATTGATGAAGGTATTGAGTATGACCCACTTAATAACCAACTGTTAGTCAATCACAAAGTAGTACAACTCCAAAACAAAGAAGCAAAATTACTCAAACTCTTTTTACAAAAGAAAAATGAAATCATCAGCCATGAGATGATTATGGCACATTTGTGGGAATACGACGAACAAGGTAGTGACGATACACTGCGTACTTACATCAAAAATCTTCGTAAAATTATGGGGAAGGATCGTATTGTTAGTATTAAAAAACTGGGATATAAATTTACGCTCGCGTGA
- a CDS encoding recombinase family protein codes for MNIVLLKTRSNDSSMVVQQKQILKYAHHHDLEINTTEIENSDPALELEERKEFKGFLRSLSKHDHIIIFDLLTFSNNVEELVKIFECLLTRSISIHIADVNTCIHVDSKPLILLDLLVKQREFIKQLDKEKTQGRPKGRMSKSKFDIHRPYVIELLEKKTSISEISKILNVSRTSLKDYVNSRGLKELVKAKFSLLKSSKQQPLTLKSSVAKECSLIKQPVDYTEGTTHEL; via the coding sequence ATGAATATTGTCCTTTTAAAGACGAGGAGTAATGACTCTTCAATGGTTGTTCAACAGAAACAGATCTTGAAATATGCTCATCATCATGATCTTGAAATCAATACTACAGAGATCGAAAATTCGGATCCTGCATTAGAGCTTGAAGAACGTAAAGAGTTCAAAGGATTCTTGCGATCTCTTTCTAAACATGATCATATTATCATCTTTGATCTTTTAACCTTCTCTAACAATGTTGAAGAATTAGTCAAAATCTTTGAATGTTTACTCACACGCTCCATCTCTATACATATTGCCGATGTCAATACCTGTATTCACGTTGACTCAAAACCATTAATCTTACTTGATCTTCTTGTCAAACAAAGAGAATTCATTAAACAACTTGATAAAGAAAAAACGCAAGGAAGACCAAAAGGTAGAATGTCTAAGTCAAAATTTGACATCCATCGTCCTTACGTCATTGAACTCCTTGAAAAAAAAACTTCTATTAGTGAAATTTCAAAAATTTTAAATGTTAGTCGTACGTCATTAAAAGACTATGTAAATTCTAGAGGTCTAAAAGAGCTTGTAAAAGCAAAATTTTCACTTCTTAAATCATCCAAACAACAACCACTCACACTAAAATCTTCTGTTGCGAAAGAGTGTTCACTTATTAAGCAACCAGTAGATTACACAGAAGGAACCACACATGAATTGTAG
- a CDS encoding YajQ family cyclic di-GMP-binding protein codes for MAAKEHSFDITAEIDKQKFKDAYEQAKKVITNRWDFKGITCEFEHNEKAKTVTLVTTTDSKADAMVEALISEAIKREISSKALKETKREVAGGNKTKVTVSIVDAISSDDAKKIVKEIKDLKLKVQASIRGDVVRVEGKAIDDLQEAIKAIRGCDFDFPVNFTNLK; via the coding sequence ATGGCAGCAAAAGAGCATAGTTTTGACATTACCGCAGAGATTGATAAACAAAAATTTAAAGACGCTTACGAACAAGCTAAAAAAGTCATCACCAATCGATGGGATTTTAAAGGCATTACGTGCGAATTTGAGCACAATGAAAAAGCCAAGACGGTGACTTTGGTGACAACCACAGATTCTAAAGCTGATGCAATGGTTGAAGCACTCATTTCAGAGGCTATCAAACGTGAGATTTCTTCCAAAGCACTGAAAGAGACGAAACGAGAAGTTGCAGGTGGCAATAAAACCAAAGTAACGGTGAGCATTGTAGATGCGATCTCGAGTGATGATGCTAAAAAAATTGTCAAAGAGATTAAAGATCTTAAACTCAAAGTTCAAGCTTCGATTCGTGGCGATGTCGTCAGAGTTGAAGGTAAAGCGATTGATGATTTGCAAGAAGCTATTAAAGCGATTCGTGGGTGCGATTTTGATTTCCCTGTAAACTTTACAAACCTCAAGTAA
- a CDS encoding diacylglycerol kinase: MRNQPKYHFFKNTTYALKGLKDMIANETSFKIELGLVVILLPVLYLLPLDLLSKLVMFIALMGIPMAEAINSAIERVTDLVTLEYHEMAGRAKDAGSSVVFLSIVIFVVVWGFSLINFYM, encoded by the coding sequence GTGAGAAACCAACCTAAATATCATTTTTTTAAAAATACAACCTATGCGCTCAAAGGTTTAAAAGATATGATCGCTAATGAGACTTCATTTAAAATAGAGCTGGGGCTTGTAGTTATTTTACTTCCTGTTCTGTATCTGCTTCCTTTGGATCTTTTATCCAAACTCGTGATGTTTATAGCACTGATGGGCATTCCTATGGCAGAAGCGATTAACAGTGCAATAGAACGTGTGACAGACCTTGTAACGCTTGAGTACCACGAAATGGCAGGACGTGCAAAAGATGCAGGTAGCTCCGTTGTCTTTTTAAGTATCGTTATTTTTGTCGTTGTGTGGGGATTTTCACTTATTAATTTTTACATGTAA
- a CDS encoding helix-turn-helix domain-containing protein yields MDKKLTVIEAAKLLGVSKEAIYNRLRRGSLQSIIENGVKYILLTKSSLKEGSSIRKIENVTESAYVELLKVQLEEMKLKNEKLEADKERLIADKERLLIESKEKIEMIYKERDEQLKAILTLANRQITHTGNETVTSTNTPTTIVPSSNVTASPTPFSFEEADVLDEDEENRVVEDMFESYSDWRDLRSYLKEKGFSKKEKQHISDKIGKKIGQLNDVMDKNGKLFIKKGKKLKEILGE; encoded by the coding sequence ATGGATAAAAAACTAACTGTTATTGAGGCAGCAAAGCTTTTAGGCGTGAGCAAAGAGGCTATCTACAATCGTTTGCGACGTGGTTCCCTACAAAGTATTATTGAAAATGGCGTCAAGTACATTTTACTAACAAAAAGTAGTCTAAAGGAAGGTTCATCGATTCGCAAAATAGAAAATGTGACAGAGAGTGCTTATGTTGAACTTCTCAAAGTACAACTTGAAGAGATGAAACTTAAAAATGAAAAACTCGAAGCGGATAAAGAGCGTCTCATTGCTGATAAAGAACGTTTATTGATTGAATCGAAAGAAAAAATTGAAATGATCTATAAAGAGAGAGATGAGCAACTTAAAGCGATTCTGACTTTAGCCAATCGGCAAATCACACATACAGGGAATGAAACAGTAACATCTACTAACACACCCACGACCATCGTTCCTTCTAGTAATGTTACAGCCTCACCAACACCTTTTTCATTTGAGGAGGCCGACGTTTTAGATGAAGATGAAGAAAATAGGGTTGTAGAAGATATGTTTGAGTCTTATAGTGACTGGAGAGATTTGAGAAGTTATCTTAAAGAAAAAGGATTTTCCAAAAAAGAAAAACAACATATCAGTGATAAAATTGGTAAAAAGATAGGTCAATTGAATGATGTTATGGATAAAAATGGCAAACTTTTTATTAAAAAAGGCAAAAAACTTAAAGAAATACTAGGAGAATAA
- a CDS encoding cytochrome c — protein sequence MEYIGLYPLFYFPQIGSAWLMGITGSIHIMASHTSVGAALLFAFLAHKAYKEDRPELYDYMKKYGMFLVIFSYVIGSITGPGIWYTATAASPRGISALIHNFVWVWATEWVFFIVEVIGVFTLIYTIGKIDRKTHLKLTYMFALASVSTLFLIIGIISFMMWPGTEAWYQTGSASDAFFGINTFPHMFLRIGFMIVMSAIIGFIISSSLKEKELRIELTRKLAVIGMIGGFTVMMSFLWYIQTLPQSAWDLFHDVLWARDGMTRIIVVSIIALYLILAFALPRSINTVLAVVMMLVIGVIGVWPGEKMRESMRKPYVAGRYIYSNQLIARDVPGKHVKSEMALVAEKGLLKLDPFVPDHLRTITPENQLEAGKLIAKIACSNCHSLEKGAKFRPLPDRFPQMDTATIETILTDVVAAGVRSYIPPIKLPTDETKALAAWLATQN from the coding sequence GTGGAATACATTGGATTATATCCTCTATTCTATTTTCCGCAAATTGGTTCAGCTTGGCTGATGGGGATTACGGGCAGTATTCACATTATGGCGTCACATACGTCTGTGGGTGCCGCTTTATTGTTTGCTTTTTTAGCACACAAAGCGTACAAAGAAGATAGACCAGAGCTTTATGACTATATGAAAAAGTATGGTATGTTCTTGGTTATTTTCTCTTATGTGATTGGTTCTATTACGGGACCTGGTATTTGGTATACTGCCACAGCAGCAAGCCCAAGAGGTATTAGTGCGCTGATTCATAACTTTGTGTGGGTATGGGCAACCGAATGGGTTTTCTTTATTGTGGAAGTCATTGGCGTCTTTACACTGATTTACACCATTGGAAAAATTGATCGCAAGACACATCTTAAACTGACCTATATGTTTGCGCTGGCTTCCGTTTCAACACTTTTCCTTATTATCGGTATCATCAGCTTCATGATGTGGCCAGGAACAGAAGCCTGGTATCAAACAGGATCAGCCAGTGATGCATTCTTTGGCATCAATACCTTCCCTCATATGTTCTTACGTATCGGCTTTATGATTGTAATGTCCGCCATCATTGGCTTCATCATTAGCAGCAGTCTCAAAGAAAAAGAACTCAGAATTGAACTAACACGTAAGCTGGCTGTTATTGGTATGATTGGTGGATTTACGGTGATGATGTCTTTCTTATGGTATATCCAAACATTGCCTCAAAGTGCATGGGATCTTTTCCACGATGTTTTATGGGCACGTGATGGCATGACGCGTATTATTGTGGTCAGCATTATTGCACTTTATTTAATTTTAGCCTTTGCACTTCCTCGCTCCATCAATACCGTTTTAGCCGTTGTAATGATGCTTGTGATTGGTGTGATTGGTGTTTGGCCTGGTGAAAAAATGCGTGAAAGTATGCGTAAGCCTTATGTTGCAGGTCGTTACATCTATAGTAACCAGCTGATTGCCCGCGATGTTCCAGGTAAACATGTTAAATCTGAAATGGCACTTGTGGCAGAAAAAGGTTTATTAAAACTAGACCCATTCGTTCCCGATCATCTTAGAACCATCACGCCTGAAAATCAACTTGAAGCAGGAAAGCTCATCGCTAAGATTGCCTGTTCAAACTGCCACTCTTTGGAAAAAGGGGCTAAGTTTAGGCCATTACCCGATAGATTCCCACAAATGGATACTGCTACGATTGAGACCATATTGACGGATGTTGTAGCAGCTGGAGTTCGTAGTTATATCCCACCGATTAAACTACCAACGGATGAAACAAAAGCGCTAGCAGCTTGGCTTGCTACGCAAAATTAA
- a CDS encoding phosphoethanolamine transferase — MKFKITRNQLIVVVALFLVLFDNISFFKHVTQVYDVSIANSGFLLSLGVVLVAIITVLLSLFASRYTLKPVAIAFLLIASLTNYFMNTYNVILDDTMIQNAMETNANESLDLINWNLLGYFFFLGIIPSFLIYRVPILHGSFKQEAWNKAKSIGIALVLIAVMLFAFNRFYTSFFRENKPLRYYTNPTYCLYSVGSYMYNSFYKKEATLKQIGLDATKEEGATRKLTIVVVGEAARANRFSLNGYERQTNPLLQKEDIINFSNVYSCGTSTAISVPCMFSNLGRQNYSGKEAKSTENVIDVLKHSGVNVLWRDNNSDSKGVALRVEYQDYKISQNNTLCEDECRDEGMLVGLQKYVDAQKGDIVIVLHQMGNHGPAYYKRYPKAFEKFTPVCQTNQVEKCSAEEIGNAYDNAILYTDYFLSKTIAFLKQNDQNFQTSMIYMADHGESLGEKGLYLHGIPYFMAPEEQTHIGALMWFGSQSKERIDIASLEQRSSQEYSHDNLFHTILGVMGVKTALYDRTKDILTYKHQ, encoded by the coding sequence ATGAAATTTAAAATAACCCGTAATCAGCTTATCGTTGTTGTAGCACTTTTTTTAGTGCTTTTTGACAATATTTCTTTTTTTAAACATGTTACGCAAGTCTATGATGTCTCCATTGCCAATAGTGGCTTTTTACTCTCTTTAGGCGTTGTATTGGTTGCTATTATAACAGTGTTGCTGAGTTTATTCGCCTCACGTTATACTCTGAAACCAGTTGCAATAGCATTTTTATTAATTGCCTCGTTAACAAATTATTTTATGAATACTTACAACGTCATTCTTGATGATACAATGATCCAAAATGCCATGGAAACCAATGCTAATGAGTCATTGGACCTTATAAACTGGAATCTTTTAGGCTATTTCTTTTTCTTGGGTATTATCCCTTCATTTTTAATTTATCGTGTACCTATTCTTCATGGAAGTTTCAAACAAGAGGCTTGGAATAAGGCAAAAAGTATTGGTATTGCTCTTGTTTTGATTGCCGTGATGCTATTTGCCTTTAATCGTTTTTACACCTCATTTTTTAGAGAAAATAAACCTTTACGGTACTATACCAATCCAACTTATTGCCTATACTCTGTAGGAAGTTATATGTACAATAGCTTTTATAAGAAAGAAGCAACACTGAAACAGATTGGACTAGATGCAACAAAAGAAGAAGGTGCTACTCGTAAATTGACCATTGTCGTTGTTGGTGAAGCGGCCCGTGCTAATCGCTTTTCACTGAATGGTTATGAAAGACAGACCAATCCTTTACTGCAAAAAGAGGATATTATTAATTTCTCAAATGTCTATTCTTGTGGGACATCAACTGCTATCTCCGTACCCTGTATGTTTTCTAATTTAGGACGCCAAAACTACAGTGGTAAAGAAGCGAAGTCGACTGAAAATGTTATCGATGTACTTAAACACAGCGGTGTCAATGTATTGTGGCGCGATAATAATTCCGACTCCAAAGGCGTTGCTTTACGGGTAGAGTATCAAGATTATAAAATAAGTCAAAACAATACACTGTGTGAAGATGAATGTCGTGATGAGGGAATGTTAGTTGGATTACAAAAATATGTTGATGCGCAAAAAGGTGATATCGTTATTGTCCTTCATCAGATGGGTAATCATGGTCCAGCGTATTATAAACGCTACCCGAAAGCATTTGAAAAATTTACCCCCGTATGCCAAACCAATCAAGTCGAAAAATGCAGTGCTGAAGAGATCGGAAACGCATATGATAATGCTATTTTATATACGGATTATTTTCTCTCTAAAACCATTGCCTTTTTAAAACAGAATGATCAAAATTTCCAAACATCAATGATCTATATGGCAGACCATGGGGAGTCTTTGGGTGAAAAAGGGCTTTATTTGCATGGGATTCCTTATTTTATGGCTCCTGAAGAGCAGACACATATAGGGGCACTGATGTGGTTTGGCTCTCAAAGCAAGGAACGCATTGATATAGCATCTCTTGAGCAAAGATCATCACAAGAATACTCACATGACAATCTTTTTCATACAATTTTAGGTGTGATGGGGGTTAAAACAGCACTCTATGATCGTACAAAAGATATACTAACCTACAAACATCAATAA
- a CDS encoding UPF0323 family lipoprotein: protein MQYIRKISDYMIAGGIGVMVLVSMQGCDQKDENKNALADAAKTQGALVIVDESATGEYKIAEEYPSSTTRVIVRKPDGSERILSQTEIDALVKEEAKKIDNNTSPLTNSNMNSGQMGLGGILLSSIAGGMIGSWIGGKLFNNPTYQNQRATNYSSPQAYSRSTTSFNKPMSTSSTSSTTKSSGFFGSSSGSGSSSSSTSSSSVPSSSGS, encoded by the coding sequence GTGCAGTATATCCGTAAAATTTCAGATTATATGATTGCAGGAGGCATTGGTGTAATGGTTCTTGTAAGTATGCAAGGCTGTGATCAAAAAGATGAGAATAAAAATGCTCTTGCAGATGCAGCAAAAACACAAGGAGCACTTGTCATTGTTGATGAAAGCGCCACAGGAGAGTATAAAATAGCCGAAGAGTATCCAAGTTCAACCACGCGTGTTATTGTTCGAAAGCCTGATGGAAGCGAGCGTATTTTATCACAAACTGAAATAGATGCCTTAGTCAAAGAAGAAGCAAAAAAAATCGATAACAACACGTCCCCTTTAACTAATTCAAATATGAACTCAGGGCAAATGGGTTTGGGTGGTATTCTTCTCTCAAGTATTGCTGGAGGTATGATTGGTAGTTGGATAGGTGGAAAACTTTTTAATAATCCAACCTATCAAAATCAAAGGGCAACTAATTATTCAAGTCCGCAAGCTTATTCTCGCAGTACAACTAGTTTTAACAAACCAATGTCCACCTCTAGCACAAGTAGCACAACGAAAAGCAGTGGCTTTTTTGGTTCAAGTTCTGGCAGCGGCAGTTCATCCAGTAGCACTTCAAGCTCAAGTGTACCTTCAAGTTCAGGAAGTTAA
- the rpsU gene encoding 30S ribosomal protein S21: MPGIKVHPNDSFDEAYRKFKKQVDRNLVVTEVRARRFYETATEKRKKDKISARKKQLKRLYMLRRYESRL, translated from the coding sequence ATGCCAGGAATTAAAGTACATCCTAACGATTCATTCGATGAAGCGTATAGAAAGTTTAAAAAACAAGTTGATCGTAACCTAGTTGTAACTGAAGTGCGTGCAAGACGTTTCTATGAAACAGCAACAGAAAAACGCAAAAAAGATAAAATTAGTGCTCGCAAAAAACAGTTGAAAAGACTTTATATGCTTCGCCGTTACGAGTCACGACTCTAA
- a CDS encoding glutathionylspermidine synthase family protein → MLYVEKIKPLSKEFLESIGFYWHTDADQTSYVVDELVLVSTAEVEAYYEAANTLYDMFVEAGQYVIDNNLFHELNIPFNLVELIKNSWANDVHWHLYGRFDFAGGIDGKPIKLIEFNADTPTSLYETAIIQWAMLKANGMDEAKQFNTVFEALKENFKRLVVLGGNTEDFAEYYDGWKILFSSIRGNIEDENTTRLLQTAANEAGFHTDFAYIDEVGFNGSEGIFKGDENFEFWFKLVPWENIAIEEGDLALLLDEIVREQKAIILNPAYTLLFQSKAFMKILWDLFPNHPLLLETSYEPLKGKKQVEKRAFGREGANTIIYDTDMSVMAKVEGDYGNFKPIYQAYVELPKDVEGKSYQAGVFFAYEACGLGFRRGGLIMENFSKFVGHRIKD, encoded by the coding sequence ATGTTATATGTAGAAAAAATAAAACCGTTAAGTAAGGAATTTTTGGAGTCAATTGGTTTTTATTGGCATACAGACGCCGATCAAACATCGTATGTTGTCGATGAATTAGTATTGGTGAGTACTGCTGAAGTGGAAGCCTATTATGAAGCGGCAAACACCCTTTATGATATGTTTGTTGAAGCAGGACAATATGTGATTGATAACAACCTTTTTCATGAGCTGAATATTCCTTTTAATTTAGTAGAGCTCATTAAAAATTCATGGGCCAATGATGTGCATTGGCATCTCTATGGTCGTTTTGATTTTGCAGGGGGCATTGATGGCAAGCCGATTAAACTCATCGAATTTAACGCCGATACTCCCACATCATTGTATGAGACAGCCATTATTCAATGGGCAATGCTTAAGGCCAATGGTATGGATGAAGCCAAACAATTTAATACCGTTTTTGAAGCGCTCAAAGAGAATTTCAAACGCCTTGTGGTTCTAGGTGGTAATACGGAAGATTTTGCAGAATATTACGATGGTTGGAAGATTTTATTCTCTTCGATTCGAGGTAATATTGAAGATGAAAATACTACCAGACTTCTTCAAACAGCAGCGAATGAAGCAGGATTCCATACGGATTTTGCGTATATTGATGAGGTCGGGTTTAATGGAAGTGAAGGTATTTTCAAAGGAGATGAAAATTTTGAATTTTGGTTCAAACTGGTTCCTTGGGAAAACATCGCCATAGAAGAGGGTGATTTAGCGCTTTTACTGGATGAAATTGTACGTGAGCAAAAAGCGATTATTCTCAATCCTGCATATACACTGCTGTTTCAAAGCAAAGCATTTATGAAAATTTTGTGGGATCTTTTCCCCAACCATCCTCTTTTGTTAGAGACATCGTATGAGCCACTCAAAGGCAAAAAACAGGTTGAAAAAAGAGCGTTTGGACGCGAAGGTGCTAACACGATTATTTACGATACAGACATGTCTGTTATGGCAAAAGTTGAGGGCGATTACGGTAACTTTAAACCGATCTATCAAGCGTATGTGGAACTTCCAAAAGACGTTGAAGGGAAATCCTATCAAGCGGGGGTTTTCTTCGCTTATGAGGCTTGTGGGCTGGGCTTTCGAAGAGGAGGGCTCATTATGGAAAACTTCTCAAAATTTGTGGGACACCGCATAAAGGATTAA
- a CDS encoding c-type cytochrome translates to MKKILFLAGLVCATSIFAADGETLFKTCATCHGAKAEKAALNKSQIIAGWDAAKITAALDGYKAGTYGGVLKGTMTAQVKNLSADDVKALATYISSIK, encoded by the coding sequence ATGAAAAAGATATTGTTTTTAGCAGGTCTTGTATGTGCTACTTCTATTTTTGCAGCTGATGGGGAAACTCTTTTTAAAACCTGTGCAACCTGTCACGGAGCAAAAGCAGAAAAAGCAGCATTGAATAAATCGCAAATTATTGCGGGTTGGGATGCGGCTAAAATTACAGCAGCACTTGACGGTTACAAAGCAGGTACATACGGTGGTGTACTAAAAGGTACAATGACGGCTCAAGTCAAAAACCTTAGTGCGGATGATGTAAAAGCACTCGCTACCTATATCTCTTCAATCAAATAA